From Vagococcus jeotgali, one genomic window encodes:
- a CDS encoding proline--tRNA ligase, which produces MKQSKFFMPTLREVPSDAEAMSHKILLRGGYIRQVSSGYYIYLPLAYKVIQKIEKIMREEFAKIDANEMLMPAVIPAELWKETGRYTTYGDTLMTFTGDNEKEFILGPTHEETFADLIRQDVNSYKKLPLSLYQIQTKYRGEKRPRFGLLRGREFIMKDAYSFHANKESLDEGFLEFEKAYKKIFDRCGLNYRVIIGDGGAMGSNDSKEFMAIAEIGEDTIVYSEESDYSANLEMASSQFVSKKSHETYLELEKIATPNVGTIAEVSEFLSVPETKTIKSLVYMADKKPVMVLMRGDHELNEVKLANYLGATLVEPASQEEINHYLKTDVGSIGPVNLSEEITLIADRHVEDMTNVVVGANETGFHYKNVQPGREFKPTEYLDLRVVEEGEISPDGRGKLKFTRGIELGHIFKLGTFYSKKMGVDVLDENGKKIPVQMGSYGIGVSRLLSAIVEQVADDSGINWPTEIAPFDVHIIPINPKDETQWNLAVDIEKELEERGLDVLVDDRKERPGVKFKDADLVGAPFRITVGKKADESIVEVKIKKTDEMLEIRRDELYSTLNILNH; this is translated from the coding sequence ATGAAACAATCAAAATTTTTTATGCCGACTTTACGTGAAGTACCTAGTGATGCTGAGGCAATGAGTCACAAGATTTTATTACGTGGTGGTTATATAAGACAAGTTTCGAGCGGTTACTATATTTATCTTCCACTAGCTTACAAAGTTATTCAAAAAATTGAAAAGATCATGCGAGAAGAGTTTGCTAAAATTGATGCTAATGAGATGTTAATGCCTGCTGTTATTCCTGCTGAATTATGGAAAGAAACAGGACGTTATACAACTTATGGCGATACGCTCATGACGTTTACAGGGGATAATGAAAAAGAATTCATTTTAGGCCCTACTCATGAAGAAACTTTTGCTGATTTAATCCGTCAAGATGTCAATTCATATAAGAAATTACCTTTATCACTTTATCAGATTCAAACAAAATATCGTGGTGAAAAACGTCCTCGTTTCGGGTTGTTAAGAGGTCGTGAGTTTATTATGAAGGATGCTTATTCATTCCATGCAAATAAAGAAAGTTTGGATGAGGGTTTTTTAGAGTTTGAAAAAGCTTATAAAAAAATATTTGATCGTTGTGGTTTAAACTACCGAGTTATTATTGGAGATGGTGGTGCCATGGGAAGTAATGATTCGAAAGAATTTATGGCTATTGCTGAAATTGGTGAGGATACCATCGTTTATTCAGAGGAAAGTGATTATTCAGCTAACTTAGAAATGGCTTCTAGTCAATTTGTTTCTAAGAAAAGCCATGAAACATATCTTGAGCTTGAAAAAATAGCGACACCTAATGTCGGTACAATTGCCGAAGTGAGTGAGTTCTTATCAGTTCCTGAAACCAAAACCATTAAATCTCTAGTTTATATGGCAGATAAAAAGCCAGTAATGGTTTTAATGCGTGGTGACCATGAGTTAAATGAAGTAAAGCTTGCTAATTATTTAGGAGCGACTCTTGTAGAACCTGCTAGCCAAGAGGAAATAAATCACTACTTAAAGACTGATGTTGGCTCAATTGGACCAGTTAATTTATCAGAAGAAATAACTTTGATTGCTGATCGACATGTTGAAGATATGACCAATGTTGTAGTAGGTGCAAATGAAACTGGCTTCCATTATAAAAATGTACAACCAGGAAGAGAATTTAAACCAACAGAGTATTTAGATTTACGTGTGGTAGAAGAAGGGGAGATATCTCCTGATGGTAGAGGAAAATTAAAATTTACTCGTGGTATTGAATTAGGTCATATTTTTAAACTAGGGACATTCTATTCTAAGAAAATGGGTGTTGATGTTTTAGATGAAAACGGTAAAAAAATACCTGTTCAAATGGGGAGCTATGGTATTGGTGTGAGTCGCTTATTATCAGCTATTGTTGAACAAGTGGCTGATGATTCTGGTATTAATTGGCCAACAGAAATTGCACCCTTTGATGTTCATATTATTCCAATTAATCCAAAAGATGAAACACAGTGGAATCTGGCAGTTGACATCGAAAAAGAGCTAGAAGAGCGTGGTCTAGATGTCTTAGTTGACGATAGAAAAGAGCGACCAGGTGTTAAATTTAAAGATGCTGACTTAGTTGGAGCTCCGTTTAGAATTACAGTTGGTAAAAAAGCTGATGAATCAATTGTTGAAGTGAAAATCAAAAAAACTGATGAGATGTTAGAGATTCGCCGAGATGAGCTTTATAGTACATTGAATATTTTAAATCATTAA
- the rseP gene encoding RIP metalloprotease RseP: MKTFLTFIFVFGLIVLIHEFGHFILAKRGGILVREFSIGMGPKLFYHRHNGTTYTVRLLPVGGYVRMAGEGEDETDLSPGMPLSLELNDQGEVIKINPTKKVHLPNSIPVELISCDLVDELYIKGYENGDETKEKTYPVNHDATIIEEDGIETQIAPRDVQFQSASLSRRIMTNFAGPLNNFLLAIILFMIVAFMSGGTYTSDPSNTIGAVIENGAAHEVGVKPGDKIISVNEVKTPSYEDIVKNVSSNLGNSVPVVVENDKGEQRSLTLTPKKSDDDPNRGVIGVQMNTIFEPLSFMGKIKYGFTETANNSLMIFKALGDLITGFSLNKLGGPVMIFKMSESVSNSGIIAILSFTAMLSVNLGIMNLIPLPGLDGGKLALNAVEGVRGKPLSQEKEVMITMVGVVILVGLMVAVTWNDIHRFFIQ; the protein is encoded by the coding sequence ATGAAAACATTTTTAACCTTTATATTTGTCTTTGGTTTGATTGTATTAATTCATGAGTTTGGCCATTTTATTTTAGCTAAACGTGGTGGTATTTTAGTTCGTGAATTTTCAATTGGTATGGGGCCAAAATTATTTTATCATCGTCATAATGGGACGACTTATACCGTTCGTCTGTTACCTGTTGGTGGCTATGTTCGTATGGCAGGAGAGGGAGAGGATGAGACGGACCTCTCTCCTGGTATGCCTTTATCTTTAGAGTTAAATGATCAAGGTGAGGTTATTAAGATTAACCCAACTAAAAAAGTTCACTTACCAAATAGTATTCCAGTAGAATTAATTTCTTGTGATTTAGTTGATGAACTTTATATCAAGGGTTATGAAAATGGTGATGAAACTAAGGAAAAAACATATCCTGTTAATCATGATGCTACTATTATTGAAGAGGACGGCATTGAAACTCAAATTGCTCCTCGTGATGTTCAGTTTCAATCAGCCTCTTTATCAAGACGTATTATGACCAATTTTGCAGGGCCTTTAAATAATTTTTTACTTGCGATTATCTTATTTATGATTGTGGCATTTATGAGTGGTGGAACTTATACAAGTGACCCATCTAACACAATAGGCGCTGTCATTGAAAACGGGGCAGCTCATGAAGTTGGTGTGAAACCAGGAGATAAAATTATTTCAGTCAATGAAGTAAAAACACCTTCTTATGAAGATATTGTCAAAAATGTATCGTCTAATTTAGGTAATTCCGTTCCAGTTGTTGTTGAAAATGATAAAGGTGAACAACGCTCTTTAACCTTAACACCTAAAAAAAGTGATGATGATCCAAACCGTGGTGTCATAGGAGTCCAGATGAATACGATATTTGAACCACTTAGTTTTATGGGGAAAATTAAATATGGGTTCACAGAGACAGCAAATAATTCACTAATGATTTTTAAAGCTTTAGGAGACTTAATTACAGGTTTTAGTTTAAATAAATTAGGTGGACCTGTTATGATTTTTAAAATGTCAGAATCAGTCTCAAACAGTGGGATTATTGCTATTCTTTCCTTTACAGCTATGTTGTCTGTTAACTTGGGGATTATGAATTTGATCCCGTTGCCAGGACTAGATGGTGGAAAGCTAGCTTTAAATGCTGTTGAGGGTGTTAGAGGTAAACCTTTAAGCCAAGAAAAAGAAGTCATGATTACAATGGTTGGTGTTGTTATCTTAGTTGGTTTAATGGTTGCTGTGACATGGAACGATATTCATAGATTCTTTATCCAATAA
- a CDS encoding phosphatidate cytidylyltransferase → MKQRVITAVIALILFIPIIVIGGVALQILAAVLGGIGVYELFKMRGWDIKKIDGILAILGTVLLILPRSTWYDYLPEPVNSMSLYYFVVMLLLILPVFLQGKYSFEGVAFPVLVSLYVGMGFQNFVLAREVGLHVLMYALLVVWSTDIGAYMIGRKIGKRKLAPHISPNKTMEGSLGGILCALVVGFVYPIFWPLPYNMFAMLILTILFSIVGQLGDLVESSYKRFYGVKDSGNILPGHGGILDRFDSLLFVFPFMHLMGLF, encoded by the coding sequence ATGAAGCAACGGGTAATCACAGCAGTTATTGCATTAATCTTATTCATCCCGATTATTGTTATTGGTGGTGTAGCCTTACAGATTTTAGCAGCAGTTCTTGGTGGAATTGGTGTGTACGAGCTATTTAAAATGAGAGGTTGGGATATAAAAAAAATAGATGGTATTCTAGCTATCTTAGGTACAGTGTTGTTAATTTTACCAAGATCGACATGGTATGATTATTTACCAGAACCAGTTAATAGTATGTCATTATATTATTTTGTTGTTATGCTACTCTTGATTTTACCAGTTTTTTTACAAGGCAAATACTCTTTTGAAGGAGTGGCATTTCCAGTACTAGTTAGTTTATATGTTGGTATGGGATTTCAAAATTTTGTTTTAGCAAGAGAAGTTGGATTACATGTATTAATGTATGCTCTACTTGTAGTTTGGTCTACAGATATTGGTGCATACATGATTGGTAGAAAAATAGGTAAAAGAAAACTAGCTCCTCATATTTCTCCAAATAAAACTATGGAAGGTTCATTAGGTGGTATCCTTTGTGCTTTGGTTGTCGGGTTTGTTTACCCAATTTTCTGGCCACTACCTTATAATATGTTTGCCATGCTTATTTTAACTATTCTATTTTCTATTGTTGGACAATTAGGAGATTTAGTAGAATCATCTTACAAACGCTTCTATGGTGTAAAAGATTCTGGTAATATTCTACCAGGACATGGAGGTATCTTAGACCGTTTTGATAGTTTACTATTTGTATTTCCCTTTATGCATTTAATGGGATTATTCTAG
- a CDS encoding isoprenyl transferase, protein MFNLFKKESKDSNLDSGEDLFEKNGEIPKHIAIIMDGNGRWAQKKFLPRIAGHKEGMNNVKTITTHASRLGVKVLTLYAFSTENWKRPTSEVDFLMKLPVDFFDVFVPDLIKENVRVNVMGYTEYLPEHTQQAVFDAIEKTKDNTGMILNFALNYGSRQEILTAVNRLIEEGKNQRLTSEVDEDLFSEYLMTASLGKEYQDPDLLIRTSGEERISNFLLWQIAYSELYFTDCYWPDFKTRDLDIAIGSFQHRQRRFGGLNKGEGVDSK, encoded by the coding sequence ATGTTCAATTTATTTAAAAAAGAGTCAAAGGATTCTAATTTAGATTCAGGCGAAGACCTGTTTGAGAAAAATGGAGAGATTCCTAAGCATATTGCTATTATTATGGATGGTAATGGTAGGTGGGCACAAAAAAAATTTTTACCACGAATTGCTGGTCATAAGGAAGGTATGAATAATGTTAAAACAATTACGACACATGCGAGTAGATTAGGTGTGAAAGTACTAACGTTATACGCTTTTTCAACAGAAAATTGGAAACGCCCAACATCTGAAGTTGATTTTTTAATGAAGCTACCTGTTGATTTTTTTGATGTCTTTGTACCTGATTTAATCAAAGAAAATGTAAGAGTAAACGTAATGGGGTATACAGAATATTTACCAGAGCACACTCAACAAGCTGTCTTTGATGCCATTGAGAAAACTAAGGATAATACAGGAATGATTTTAAATTTTGCTCTAAATTATGGTAGCCGTCAAGAAATATTGACTGCTGTCAATCGTTTAATAGAAGAGGGGAAAAATCAAAGACTAACCTCTGAAGTTGATGAAGATCTTTTTAGTGAGTACTTAATGACAGCAAGTCTGGGTAAAGAATATCAAGACCCAGATTTATTAATTCGTACAAGTGGAGAAGAAAGAATTAGTAATTTTTTACTTTGGCAAATAGCATATAGCGAATTATACTTCACAGACTGTTATTGGCCAGATTTTAAAACCAGAGATTTAGATATAGCAATCGGATCATTTCAGCATCGTCAAAGACGATTTGGTGGCTTAAATAAAGGAGAAGGAGTCGATTCAAAATGA
- the frr gene encoding ribosome recycling factor: MSQTIINEAKDKMIKSEESLQRELGQIRAGRANASLLDRIQVEYYGVPTPLNQIASITIPEARVLMITPFDKTAMEDIEKSILMSDIGISPSNDGTVIRLVIPQLTEERRKEIAKEVSKQGENAKIAIRNIRRDAIDSLKKSEKDKEISEDELRTYEQEVQTITDASSKNIDKIVLTKEEEILEV; the protein is encoded by the coding sequence ATGAGTCAAACAATTATTAATGAAGCAAAAGATAAAATGATAAAATCAGAAGAAAGCTTACAACGTGAACTTGGTCAAATTAGAGCAGGACGTGCTAATGCTAGTCTTTTAGACCGTATTCAAGTAGAATATTACGGTGTACCAACACCTCTAAATCAAATTGCATCTATCACTATTCCAGAAGCACGTGTCTTAATGATTACACCATTTGATAAAACAGCAATGGAAGATATCGAAAAATCAATTTTAATGAGTGATATTGGTATTAGCCCATCAAATGATGGGACAGTGATTCGTTTAGTGATTCCTCAATTAACTGAAGAAAGACGTAAAGAAATCGCTAAAGAAGTTAGTAAGCAAGGCGAAAATGCTAAAATTGCTATACGTAACATCAGACGTGATGCGATTGATTCACTAAAAAAATCTGAAAAAGATAAAGAGATTTCTGAAGATGAATTAAGAACATATGAACAAGAAGTTCAAACAATTACTGATGCAAGTAGTAAAAATATTGATAAGATTGTTTTAACAAAAGAAGAAGAAATTTTAGAAGTTTAA
- the pyrH gene encoding UMP kinase, with translation MVEPKYRRVLLKVSGEALAGEKGFGINPPVVNELVKEIKEIHELGVEVAIVVGGGNIWRGNIGSEMGMERSQADYMGMLATVMNGLALQDTLENLGVPTRVQTSIEMRQIAEPYIRRRAIRHLEKNRVVIFAGGTGNPYFTTDTTAALRAVEIGADVILMAKNNVDGVYSADPKLDNTATKYEELTHMDVISKGLSVMDSTASSLSMDNNIPLVVFNMNEVGNIKKVCLGENIGTTVRGK, from the coding sequence ATGGTAGAACCGAAATATCGTAGAGTATTATTAAAAGTCAGTGGTGAGGCCTTAGCTGGAGAAAAGGGCTTCGGGATAAATCCACCAGTAGTTAATGAGTTAGTCAAAGAAATTAAAGAGATTCATGAGTTAGGTGTTGAAGTTGCCATTGTGGTTGGTGGTGGAAATATTTGGCGTGGGAATATTGGCTCTGAGATGGGAATGGAACGCTCACAAGCAGATTATATGGGAATGCTTGCTACTGTTATGAATGGTCTGGCTTTACAGGATACACTGGAAAATTTAGGTGTACCAACCCGAGTACAAACCTCTATTGAAATGCGTCAAATTGCAGAACCTTATATTAGAAGACGTGCTATTAGACATTTAGAAAAAAATCGTGTTGTTATATTTGCTGGTGGAACGGGTAACCCATATTTCACAACAGATACAACGGCAGCTCTAAGAGCAGTAGAAATTGGTGCAGATGTTATTTTAATGGCTAAAAACAATGTTGATGGCGTGTATTCTGCTGATCCCAAATTGGATAACACTGCTACCAAATATGAAGAATTAACCCATATGGATGTTATTTCAAAAGGATTATCTGTCATGGATTCAACAGCAAGTAGCTTGAGTATGGATAATAATATTCCACTTGTTGTCTTTAATATGAATGAAGTTGGAAACATTAAAAAAGTATGTTTAGGTGAAAATATCGGAACTACTGTAAGGGGGAAATAA
- the tsf gene encoding translation elongation factor Ts has translation MSKISASMVKELRERTGVGMMDAKRALVDVDGDMDKAIDLLREKGMAKAGKKNDRIAAEGLANVYVAGNTAAIVEVNSETDFVAKNEMFQDLVQNIAKLVAENKPATMEEALAIKTDKGTIDSDIVEATQVIGERINFRRFDVLEKDDNAAFGGYLHMGGRIAVIAELEGTTDEGAAKDVAMHVAAINPRYVSKDQVSQDELDHEKKVLTEQALNEGKPENIVEKMVIGRMNKFLAEICLVDQPFVKDPDMTVEKFVASKGGKVKGFVRFEVGEGIEKREENFADEVANQMK, from the coding sequence ATGTCTAAAATTAGTGCTTCTATGGTAAAAGAATTACGTGAACGTACAGGTGTTGGAATGATGGATGCTAAACGTGCGTTAGTTGATGTTGATGGAGATATGGATAAAGCTATCGACTTATTAAGAGAAAAAGGTATGGCCAAAGCTGGTAAGAAAAATGACCGTATCGCAGCTGAAGGATTAGCAAATGTATATGTTGCAGGAAACACTGCGGCTATCGTTGAGGTTAACTCTGAAACTGACTTTGTTGCTAAAAATGAAATGTTCCAAGATTTAGTACAAAACATTGCTAAATTAGTAGCTGAAAACAAACCAGCAACAATGGAAGAAGCTTTAGCAATTAAAACTGATAAAGGAACAATTGATTCAGATATCGTTGAAGCAACTCAAGTAATTGGTGAGAGAATTAACTTCCGTCGTTTTGATGTTCTTGAAAAAGATGATAACGCAGCATTTGGTGGTTACTTACATATGGGTGGCCGTATCGCTGTTATCGCTGAATTAGAAGGAACAACTGACGAAGGTGCTGCTAAAGACGTTGCAATGCACGTTGCTGCAATTAATCCTCGTTATGTATCTAAAGACCAAGTATCTCAAGATGAATTAGATCATGAGAAAAAAGTGTTAACTGAGCAAGCTTTAAATGAAGGTAAACCAGAAAATATCGTTGAAAAAATGGTTATTGGACGTATGAATAAATTCTTAGCTGAAATTTGTTTAGTTGACCAACCATTTGTTAAAGATCCAGATATGACTGTTGAAAAATTTGTTGCATCTAAAGGTGGAAAAGTTAAAGGATTCGTACGTTTTGAAGTTGGAGAAGGAATCGAAAAACGTGAAGAAAACTTTGCTGATGAAGTTGCAAATCAAATGAAATAA
- the rpsB gene encoding 30S ribosomal protein S2: MAVISMKQLLEAGVHFGHQTRRWNPKMKKYIFTERNGIYIIDLQKTVRLVDDAYNYMRNVAEDGGIALFVGTKKQAQEAIKDEAIRSGQYYVNHRWLGGTLTNWDTIQKRIARLKEITAMEEDGIFEVLPKKEVAGLMKQRERLEKFLGGIADMPRIPDVMYIVDPRKERIAVQEAHKLNIPIVAMVDTNCDPDEIDVVIPSNDDAIRAVKLITGKMADAFIEGRQGEDEVAEEVFEETVTEATSIEEIVEVVEGKSAE, from the coding sequence ATGGCAGTAATCAGCATGAAACAATTACTTGAAGCAGGTGTACATTTCGGACACCAAACACGTCGTTGGAACCCAAAAATGAAGAAATATATCTTCACTGAAAGAAACGGTATCTACATCATCGACTTACAAAAAACAGTTCGTTTAGTAGACGATGCTTACAACTACATGAGAAATGTAGCTGAAGATGGCGGAATCGCTTTATTCGTTGGAACTAAAAAACAAGCTCAAGAAGCAATTAAAGACGAAGCAATTCGTTCAGGTCAATACTATGTAAACCACCGTTGGTTAGGTGGAACATTAACTAACTGGGATACAATCCAAAAACGTATTGCGCGCTTAAAAGAAATCACAGCTATGGAAGAAGACGGAATTTTTGAAGTACTTCCTAAAAAAGAAGTTGCTGGTCTAATGAAACAACGTGAAAGATTAGAAAAATTCTTAGGTGGTATCGCTGATATGCCAAGAATTCCAGATGTTATGTACATCGTTGATCCACGTAAAGAGCGTATTGCTGTTCAAGAAGCTCATAAATTAAATATCCCAATCGTAGCTATGGTTGATACTAACTGTGATCCAGATGAGATCGATGTTGTTATCCCATCTAACGATGATGCTATCCGCGCAGTTAAATTAATTACTGGTAAAATGGCAGATGCTTTCATCGAAGGCCGTCAAGGTGAAGATGAAGTTGCTGAAGAAGTATTTGAAGAAACTGTAACTGAAGCTACTTCAATTGAAGAAATTGTTGAAGTTGTTGAAGGTAAAAGTGCTGAATAA
- a CDS encoding ISNCY family transposase has translation MNETKKYQVIKAVAENKKQKKRASVELNLSIRQINRLVKSYRENGKSAFVHKNRGRKNKHSVPEKVKQQIITSYQSFSIKPNIRHFTEILKNDHHICYTDTTIRSILYKAKILSPKAQKKTKRRLKQLIKQEGQQTKQSENLLVPRAEDYLELPEKTHPSRPRKKYKGELIQLDASSYNWFGNQITHLHLAIDDASGNIVGAYFDQQETLNGYYHVLHQILTKQGIPATFLTDKRTVFEYNRKSTKAVEEDTFTQFGFACHQLGIDIKTSSIPQAKGRVERLNGTVQSRLPVDLEIANIHSIEEANQFLSVWIRKFNRQFGHKTAESVYETSPTTAEINLLLATVSHRIVDNGHHIKYQNKFYLPMEGSSDKYFTRKTKALIIKAFNGEIYVNIAEKIYPTRRLKTHETYSKEFDGVSSDIKKERRKYIPPQSHPWKLESFKRYLQSIDRTIEEYEAEKTA, from the coding sequence ATGAATGAAACCAAAAAGTATCAAGTTATTAAAGCTGTCGCTGAAAATAAAAAACAAAAAAAGAGAGCTAGTGTTGAACTTAATTTATCTATACGACAAATTAACCGTTTAGTGAAATCATACAGGGAAAATGGTAAATCAGCATTTGTCCATAAAAATCGAGGGAGAAAAAATAAGCACTCTGTGCCTGAAAAAGTAAAACAACAAATAATCACTAGTTATCAATCGTTTAGTATTAAACCAAATATTAGGCATTTTACTGAAATACTGAAAAACGACCATCATATCTGTTATACAGATACTACAATTAGAAGCATCCTGTACAAAGCAAAAATACTTTCACCAAAGGCTCAAAAAAAGACAAAAAGAAGACTCAAACAATTAATAAAGCAAGAAGGTCAACAAACCAAACAATCAGAGAACCTATTGGTTCCAAGAGCTGAAGACTACCTAGAACTCCCTGAAAAGACCCATCCTAGTCGACCTAGAAAAAAATACAAAGGAGAATTAATTCAATTAGATGCTAGTTCATATAATTGGTTTGGAAATCAAATAACTCATCTTCATTTAGCTATTGACGACGCATCAGGTAATATTGTTGGCGCTTATTTTGACCAACAGGAAACGCTCAATGGTTATTACCATGTTCTTCATCAAATTCTGACAAAACAAGGGATTCCTGCCACTTTTCTAACAGATAAACGAACCGTCTTTGAGTACAACAGAAAATCAACAAAAGCTGTAGAAGAAGATACGTTCACGCAGTTTGGGTTTGCTTGTCATCAATTAGGTATTGACATAAAAACATCCTCTATTCCTCAAGCGAAAGGTCGTGTAGAACGTTTAAATGGGACAGTGCAATCAAGATTGCCTGTTGATCTTGAGATAGCAAATATACATTCTATAGAGGAGGCTAATCAATTTCTATCTGTATGGATTCGAAAGTTTAATCGACAATTTGGTCACAAAACTGCAGAAAGTGTTTATGAAACTTCTCCTACAACAGCTGAAATTAATTTATTACTAGCTACTGTCTCTCATCGTATAGTCGATAATGGCCATCATATTAAGTATCAAAATAAATTTTATCTTCCAATGGAAGGTAGTAGCGACAAATATTTTACAAGAAAAACAAAAGCATTAATTATAAAAGCTTTTAACGGGGAGATTTATGTTAATATAGCAGAAAAAATTTATCCTACTAGACGATTAAAAACCCACGAGACCTATTCAAAAGAGTTTGATGGGGTTTCTTCAGATATAAAAAAAGAAAGACGCAAGTACATTCCACCACAGTCACATCCGTGGAAACTTGAGTCTTTCAAAAGGTATCTTCAAAGTATTGACCGTACTATCGAAGAATATGAGGCTGAAAAAACAGCCTGA
- a CDS encoding LptM family lipoprotein → MKKMTILGTTLAATLLVALSGCGQKEEVKGNIEEGSIEATTTETLDNGEEVDIAEGTLKEDGSFKEVIHDGNDPKVKFEATYKTDWTETWEDVKFDIDQAKIVEVDKYKDNDGNEFKGLMALHYTLENQGTEEVKVRPSEATLILEDGTEIKGEHLADYWEDIFEKDKKRDGHVHFKFTELSQIDQAKEIKLTFDGHKKGDEEDKVSHTFDVNLPLELQK, encoded by the coding sequence ATGAAAAAAATGACAATTTTAGGTACAACACTAGCAGCAACTTTATTAGTAGCTTTAAGTGGATGTGGTCAAAAAGAAGAAGTTAAAGGTAACATTGAAGAAGGATCAATCGAAGCAACAACTACTGAAACATTAGATAATGGTGAAGAAGTAGACATAGCTGAGGGAACATTAAAAGAAGATGGCTCATTTAAAGAAGTTATCCATGATGGAAACGATCCTAAAGTTAAGTTTGAAGCAACATACAAAACTGACTGGACAGAAACTTGGGAAGATGTGAAATTTGACATCGATCAAGCTAAAATTGTTGAAGTTGATAAATACAAAGACAATGATGGTAATGAATTCAAAGGTTTAATGGCTCTACATTATACTTTAGAAAACCAAGGAACTGAAGAAGTTAAAGTTCGTCCTAGCGAAGCTACTTTAATTTTAGAAGATGGTACTGAAATCAAAGGTGAACACTTAGCAGATTACTGGGAAGATATCTTTGAAAAAGATAAAAAACGTGACGGACACGTTCACTTCAAATTTACTGAATTAAGCCAAATTGATCAAGCAAAAGAAATCAAATTAACATTTGATGGACATAAAAAAGGTGACGAAGAAGATAAAGTTTCTCATACATTTGATGTAAACTTACCTTTAGAGTTACAAAAATAA
- a CDS encoding YhgE/Pip family protein: MKRVKHIKTVKEEFKKMTSNKTLLISVIVIILIPMLAASVLGKSMWNPTDLSKNLPVAVVNEDKNVEMMGTKVNVGEQLVANLKDNKDLKWEFVSKEEAEKGMKDLCYYMTITFPENLSKDVTTLFDPNPTPLEIIYSTNGSLSYLGSVVGTVAASTIESQLRENITEQYLDAVVKAGGEAVKEIPTVLDGVDQLPGGYTPPERFVRAAFFKEHTNQAVNEIDGVSNAYHILATVRIPKGVVVTPEKQEDYSLYVGSMCNESRTYYYNGYDNNQIAKATITDELLEKTEPVIFAVDREQTIKDLQAN; the protein is encoded by the coding sequence ATGAAGCGAGTCAAGCATATAAAGACAGTTAAAGAAGAATTTAAAAAAATGACGAGTAACAAAACATTATTGATTTCTGTTATTGTTATTATTTTAATTCCCATGTTGGCAGCCAGTGTATTAGGTAAGTCGATGTGGAACCCAACAGATTTATCGAAAAATTTACCCGTAGCTGTGGTAAATGAAGATAAGAATGTTGAAATGATGGGAACGAAAGTGAACGTCGGAGAACAACTTGTTGCTAACTTAAAAGACAACAAAGATTTAAAGTGGGAGTTTGTCAGTAAAGAAGAAGCAGAAAAAGGAATGAAGGATTTATGCTACTATATGACTATAACGTTTCCTGAGAACCTTTCAAAAGATGTCACAACTTTATTTGATCCAAACCCAACCCCATTAGAAATTATTTATTCAACAAATGGTTCCCTAAGTTATTTAGGGTCAGTTGTAGGAACTGTGGCAGCCTCAACTATTGAAAGTCAACTACGTGAAAATATCACAGAACAGTATTTAGATGCTGTGGTAAAAGCTGGTGGGGAAGCTGTGAAAGAAATCCCAACGGTTTTAGATGGTGTCGATCAATTACCTGGTGGATACACACCACCAGAAAGATTTGTAAGAGCTGCATTCTTTAAAGAGCATACAAATCAAGCTGTTAATGAAATTGATGGTGTAAGTAATGCTTATCATATCTTAGCTACAGTACGTATTCCTAAAGGTGTTGTTGTGACACCAGAAAAACAAGAAGACTACTCATTATATGTTGGTTCTATGTGTAACGAATCAAGAACTTACTACTATAATGGCTATGATAATAACCAAATTGCTAAAGCAACAATTACTGACGAATTATTAGAAAAAACTGAACCAGTTATATTCGCAGTTGATAGAGAACAAACAATTAAAGACTTACAAGCTAACTAA